A stretch of Longibacter salinarum DNA encodes these proteins:
- a CDS encoding carbohydrate kinase family protein: protein MEPNLPTFDVIAIGELLVDLIGADPEGTLEKTSTFERQQGGSPANLVRTAALAGCRTAIIASVGNDGLGDFLKRELDEAGVDTDFVRTTKHAPTSCVLLSRSAGTSEFIAYRHADMHLDISQVDAEVLRDARIVHTTAFALSREPARSTILSLFRIAKDGGAKRSIDVNYAPRIWPDRDEAISILKDVVGNASYVKVSDDDLRRLFGPTDQGVRGVHRLHDWGAESVCLTRGPDGCRVSWNDGASHAELPATPVPDIADATGAGDAFWGGFLSAQIRNCTPAEGARIGMEVAAQKLKSIGPLTSLGPIDGLNNG from the coding sequence ATGGAACCGAACCTTCCGACCTTCGACGTTATCGCGATTGGCGAACTCCTCGTCGACCTGATTGGTGCAGATCCTGAAGGTACGCTTGAGAAAACTTCGACCTTTGAACGTCAGCAGGGCGGCAGTCCTGCCAACCTGGTGCGCACAGCCGCGCTCGCCGGTTGTCGTACCGCGATTATAGCCAGCGTCGGAAACGATGGACTCGGCGACTTTCTGAAGCGCGAGCTGGACGAAGCCGGCGTAGATACGGACTTTGTCCGTACGACCAAGCATGCACCAACGTCCTGTGTGCTACTTTCACGCAGTGCGGGAACCTCGGAGTTCATCGCCTACCGGCACGCCGATATGCACCTCGACATCTCACAGGTCGACGCCGAGGTGCTCCGTGACGCGCGGATCGTTCACACGACTGCGTTCGCGCTTAGTCGCGAGCCAGCACGGAGCACGATTCTGTCCCTGTTTCGTATCGCCAAAGATGGTGGAGCCAAACGGTCCATCGATGTAAACTATGCGCCCAGAATCTGGCCGGACCGTGACGAAGCCATTTCTATTCTGAAGGACGTGGTGGGCAATGCGTCGTACGTCAAAGTAAGCGATGATGACCTTCGTCGCCTTTTTGGGCCAACGGATCAGGGCGTTCGAGGAGTACATCGCCTTCATGATTGGGGCGCTGAGTCCGTCTGCCTGACGCGGGGACCCGACGGCTGCCGGGTCTCCTGGAACGACGGTGCGTCCCACGCCGAGTTGCCCGCTACACCGGTACCAGACATCGCCGACGCGACGGGAGCCGGCGACGCGTTCTGGGGAGGCTTTCTCTCGGCTCAGATCCGAAATTGCACACCGGCGGAAGGAGCCCGCATCGGGATGGAAGTGGCAGCGCAGAAACTTAAATCTATTGGTCCGCTCACGAGCCTCGGTCCGATCGACGGCCTCAACAACGGATGA
- a CDS encoding F0F1 ATP synthase subunit gamma, giving the protein METLESLRRQINSTRRLRSVVRTMKVLSLTSIRQCERAVEALEAYDETVQLGLRAAVRRRHRLPVLRESSSSRPQPVAIIVIGSTWGMCGRFNEQLAERVAREMDDLHQQQVTLLALGDYVSGPLERHGVVPDAHGATPESVEGITRRVEELLLRVEAWRREDGIDRLLLFYNDPASGSMYDANVRQLLPIDVAWLRGLREQAWPTKMLPNFRTEWESLFSALVREYLFVSLHRSFAESLASEHSSRLAAMQRAETNVDERLQSLNARFHRQRQTAVTAEVLDIMGGFEALQTPGDR; this is encoded by the coding sequence ATGGAGACGCTTGAATCGCTACGTCGGCAGATTAACAGCACCCGGCGCCTGCGGTCGGTCGTTCGCACGATGAAGGTGCTGTCGCTCACCAGCATCCGGCAGTGCGAGCGGGCGGTCGAGGCGCTTGAGGCGTACGACGAGACTGTGCAACTCGGCTTGCGTGCGGCCGTGCGGAGGCGTCATCGGCTCCCAGTTCTTCGTGAAAGCTCATCGTCGCGACCCCAGCCCGTGGCCATAATCGTGATCGGGTCCACATGGGGAATGTGCGGCCGGTTCAACGAACAGCTTGCTGAGCGTGTGGCCCGAGAGATGGACGATCTCCACCAACAGCAGGTGACGCTCCTCGCGCTGGGCGATTACGTTTCAGGTCCGTTGGAGCGACACGGAGTTGTGCCGGATGCGCACGGGGCGACGCCGGAATCAGTCGAGGGGATCACCCGGCGTGTTGAAGAGCTGCTGCTCCGTGTTGAAGCGTGGAGAAGGGAGGACGGAATCGACCGCTTGCTGCTGTTCTACAATGACCCTGCGTCTGGTTCGATGTACGACGCCAACGTGCGACAGCTACTTCCGATTGATGTCGCATGGCTTCGGGGATTGCGCGAGCAGGCGTGGCCGACGAAGATGCTGCCGAACTTCCGAACCGAGTGGGAGTCGTTGTTTTCCGCACTGGTCCGCGAATATCTGTTCGTCTCACTACACCGATCGTTTGCGGAGTCGCTGGCCAGTGAGCATAGCAGCCGACTTGCGGCGATGCAACGTGCCGAAACCAACGTGGACGAGCGCCTGCAGTCGCTGAATGCGCGCTTTCACCGTCAACGACAGACAGCCGTTACGGCGGAGGTGCTCGACATTATGGGCGGATTCGAAGCGCTGCAAACCCCTGGAGATCGTTGA